The DNA window CGCTCGATCACGATTTCTTCTCGTTCCAGATCCACATCGACATTCTCGGTGCGGGTTTCCACGCGTTTGCCCACCTCCACGCTGCCTGCCACATAACGCTCTTTGTCCACTTCCAGGCGCTCTTCGTGCAGGCGCAGACGGGCAGCTTCATCCAGATCGGAATCCATTGGGGCGTTGCGGTTGTCGGTGTAGGTGTCGTTGCGCATGTTGGTGTCGTTGCGGTTGTCGGTGCGGGTATCGGTGCGCATGCTGGTGTCGGTGTAGGTGTCAGAACGGGTGTCAGACATGTTGCCCAGAGAAGCGCGGCTGTTGCTGGTTTCTCCGTTCCATCCCTGCACGGTGCCCTGGTGGCGGGTCACCACATCGGTCACCTGATCGCGGGTCACATGGGCTGGGGGTTCAATGGCCACCAGCACGCCTCCATCGTTGAGGGAGCGTTCGTAGTAACTGGCTTCTTCATGGCTGTAACCTGCATCTGCGAGGGAACCTGCGAGGGTTCCGGTGACGCCTCCGACCACGGCACCTGCCACTGCACCACCTGCGGCTGCACCCAGTGAGCTGGCCAGGAAGCCTGCAGTGATGAACGGTCCCACACCGGGAATCAGCGCTGCGGCCAGACCAAACAAGGCACCTGCACTGGCCCCCACGGCCAGACCACGGGCGGCACCTTTGCCATCTTCATGGTTGGAGTGGTCGACAAGACCATCGGTGACGGTGCCATCGGCCTGACGCGCAATGAAAGAAAGATCAGATTCATGCACACCCAGGGTGTGAAGCTCATTGACGGCCTCCTGGGCCTGCTGCTGGCTGGGAAATACGGCTGTGATTCGGTTGTTCATGTCATGCCTCCTGTGTTCACGTGTGGTGAACGAATTCAATGCTTGAAGTTTGGCTTGCTGGTTTCAGCGTATAGACTCTGCTGATTTGCAAAAGCGGGATTTTATGCACTCTTCAGGTTTTTTACAGAAAACAGAGCTGGAATGAGCGTTTTTCCAGCATCCGCTGAGAAGAAAAAGCCGGAATCTTAAGACTTGTGTCTATCAATTGTGTCTTTTCCCACGCTGTCATACACTGAGGCATCTCCCCTCGACTCCAGCACTGTGCCTTAGACCTCCAGAGGTAAGCCATGACCCAGCCGGACTGCCCCAGAAGCGTTGCCATTCTGGTGGACCATTTGTACAACTACCAGATTCACATCCTGAACGGCATCCGCAGCCAGTTGCAGCAGTTGGGCCTCTCTTCCATGGTGTATCTGGGACGGGAACTGCGCACCTCCCGCACCTCATGGCTGAAAGCCAACGACCTGTACACCCAGCTCAACCCTGAAAACCACTGTGGATTGCTTTCGCTCTCGGCGTCTCTTTCCACCCACACCACCCATCAGGATTTCCTGCAGTTCTTGCAGCAGTATGGGTTGCCCACCATCAGCATCGGGGTGGAGCTTGCGGGCATGCCCAGCGTGCTTTCGGACAACAAACCAGGGATGCAGGATTTGATGGACCACCTGATCCGGGTGCGGGGGTTTCGCAGGTTCGTGTTTGTGCGGGGCATTGAAGGCAACGTGGATTCTCAGGAGCGGGAACAGGTTTTTCTGGACAACCTGCAGGCAAACGGGTTGCAGGTTCCCCCGGAGCACATCCTCACCGGGAAATTCCAGTCGATTCTGGCCCACCGGGAAATGCAGAAACTGCTGGTCCATACCCGCGACTTCGAGGCGGTGGTGTCCTGCAACGACGAGATGACCGAGGGCATCATCCAGGCCCTCACAGAGCAGGGGATCCGGGTGCCTGAAGACATTGCGGTGGTGGGTTTCGATGACAACGAGGATTTCCGTTACGCCATTCCGGCCCTCACCACCGTGCGGCTTCCCTTTTATGAGCAGGGAGAAGTGGCGGCGCAGCTTCTGCTGCAGGTGCTGGATGGACAGTCTGTCCCGGAGATCACCCACATCCAGACCCAGCTGGTGGTGCGTCAATCCTGCGGTCACCAGCGTTCTGGCACGGCCCAGGCTGAGGGTCAGCAGTGGCCTTTTGAGCAGGACAACCTGAAACGGCAACTGCTGTCCTGCCTCACCGAGGGTGTGCACCACGCGGGATTTCTGGCCCGCTGGAAAGGCATGATCCTGGCCTGTGTTCGCAGCCAGCAGGACATCCACATCTGGCAGGACTGGCTGGAAGCGGTGTACCAGGACACTGCTGTGCCCCTCACGGTGCAGCAGCAGCGGGATTTTGACCGGTTGTGTTTCCAGTTGCAGAAGTTCCTGATCCATGCCCAGCAGATGGTGCTGGCCCGCCACAAGTTGCTGCGGGCTTTCGATGCAGACACCAAATGGCACCTGGACATGGCCCTGATGTCGCAGAGCAATTACTCTGGTCTGTACGAGCAGATGGGTCTGTACCTGAAAACCCTGGACCTGAAGCGGTATTTTCTGGTGGTCTATGAATTCTTCGGACCGGAGCCTGCCCCTTTTGGGCGGGTGGTGCTTGCAGAAGGCCACCAGGGTTCACTGGACAGCGAATCTTTTGTGACCCGTGATGTTTTGCCACGCAGCATGTGGTCAGAACTGCAAGAAGGGCATCTGGTGATGACGGCCCTGTTCTCTGGTGAGGAGCACTTTGGCTATTTGCTTTTCGAGCAGCCCGAACAACCCTACTTCAACGAGGAGGGGTTCCGTCAAGCGCTCAGTGGCGCGTTTTTCAGGTTGGACCAGTCGCTGGCGGTGCGCGATTACACCGAAGGGCTGGAAAAACAGGTTCTGCTGCGCACCCGGCAACTGCAAGAAGAAGTGCGGGAACGCCGCTACGCCGAGCAGCGCCTGCAGGAAGCCAACATTGAATTGCAACGCTATGCTTTCCTGGACGGCCTGACCGGACTGTACAACCGGGCGGCTTTCGATGACCATTTGCAGCGCCTGTGGCAGGACCATCTGGAACGGCAGCAACCGCTGAGTGTCCTCTTGTGCGATGTGGATTTTTTCAAGCTCTACAACGACCATTACGGCCACCTGAAAGGCGACCAGTGCCTGAAAGACATTGCGGCCCTGCTGCGGCGCTGCACCCACAACCCGCAAGATGTGGTGGCCCGTTATGGCGGCGAGGAATTTGTGCTGATTCTGCCCGAATCCAGCCTTTCGGGTGCCCTGACCGTGGCAGAGCGCCTGCACCGTCACCTCCAGGAAGCCGCCATCCCACACGAAATGTCCAAGGTCAGCGATGTGGTGACCCTGAGCATAGGTGCGGCCAGCATCGTGCCAGCGGCCCATTCCAGTCCCAGAGCCCTGCTGGAAGAGGTGGATGGGCTGTTGTACCAGTCCAAGCGTGAAGGCCGGGCACGGACCAGCTGGAACCAGCCAGCACGCAGGAAAAGTCCTGAAGGCAGCTGAAAAGAAAGTTGAACAGGAAACAGCAACATGCTGAACAAAAAAGAGGCCCACTGGGCCTCTTTCTGCTTGAACTTGTAAACTGTGAACTTCAAACTTCTTAAGGGTAGCTGACCACGTTGCTGGGGGCGGTGTTGGTTCCAGGGATGGGCACCGCTGCGCCCGTGGTGTTGATCACGTTGCTGATGGTGCCGTTGTTGCCCAGAGAAACCGTCAGCAGGCTGTGGAATTTCACGTTGGCGTTGTTGGGCACTTCCACACCGCGAGAAGC is part of the Deinococcus roseus genome and encodes:
- a CDS encoding YsnF/AvaK domain-containing protein encodes the protein MNNRITAVFPSQQQAQEAVNELHTLGVHESDLSFIARQADGTVTDGLVDHSNHEDGKGAARGLAVGASAGALFGLAAALIPGVGPFITAGFLASSLGAAAGGAVAGAVVGGVTGTLAGSLADAGYSHEEASYYERSLNDGGVLVAIEPPAHVTRDQVTDVVTRHQGTVQGWNGETSNSRASLGNMSDTRSDTYTDTSMRTDTRTDNRNDTNMRNDTYTDNRNAPMDSDLDEAARLRLHEERLEVDKERYVAGSVEVGKRVETRTENVDVDLEREEIVIERHPVTGERPVEGGVQLGSDRQRVRVDLEAERADVEKRAYVTEEVEVGKRTETERQTFTETVGKEVLEVNKTGDVDVRADQTATGSLRESTRDLDTELETERRNQLDRDSIEANRLNEDGTFRK
- a CDS encoding diguanylate cyclase domain-containing protein; this translates as MTQPDCPRSVAILVDHLYNYQIHILNGIRSQLQQLGLSSMVYLGRELRTSRTSWLKANDLYTQLNPENHCGLLSLSASLSTHTTHQDFLQFLQQYGLPTISIGVELAGMPSVLSDNKPGMQDLMDHLIRVRGFRRFVFVRGIEGNVDSQEREQVFLDNLQANGLQVPPEHILTGKFQSILAHREMQKLLVHTRDFEAVVSCNDEMTEGIIQALTEQGIRVPEDIAVVGFDDNEDFRYAIPALTTVRLPFYEQGEVAAQLLLQVLDGQSVPEITHIQTQLVVRQSCGHQRSGTAQAEGQQWPFEQDNLKRQLLSCLTEGVHHAGFLARWKGMILACVRSQQDIHIWQDWLEAVYQDTAVPLTVQQQRDFDRLCFQLQKFLIHAQQMVLARHKLLRAFDADTKWHLDMALMSQSNYSGLYEQMGLYLKTLDLKRYFLVVYEFFGPEPAPFGRVVLAEGHQGSLDSESFVTRDVLPRSMWSELQEGHLVMTALFSGEEHFGYLLFEQPEQPYFNEEGFRQALSGAFFRLDQSLAVRDYTEGLEKQVLLRTRQLQEEVRERRYAEQRLQEANIELQRYAFLDGLTGLYNRAAFDDHLQRLWQDHLERQQPLSVLLCDVDFFKLYNDHYGHLKGDQCLKDIAALLRRCTHNPQDVVARYGGEEFVLILPESSLSGALTVAERLHRHLQEAAIPHEMSKVSDVVTLSIGAASIVPAAHSSPRALLEEVDGLLYQSKREGRARTSWNQPARRKSPEGS